One window of Mesorhizobium loti R88b genomic DNA carries:
- a CDS encoding GFA family protein: protein MSDSHQGSCLCGAVRFRTSGALRGVVYCHCSQCRKQSGHFYAATNVADADIVIEGAQSITWYEASAFARRGFCKTCGSVLFWKPGDQDYISVMAGSFDNPTGLKGDCHIFVGDKGDYYSIDDGLPQFEKSTPSIPVAE, encoded by the coding sequence ATGAGCGACAGTCACCAGGGATCATGTCTGTGCGGAGCGGTGCGCTTCCGAACGAGTGGTGCGCTGCGCGGCGTCGTCTACTGTCATTGCTCGCAATGCCGCAAGCAGAGCGGACATTTCTATGCCGCGACCAATGTTGCTGACGCCGACATCGTGATCGAAGGCGCGCAAAGCATCACCTGGTATGAAGCGTCCGCCTTCGCCAGGCGCGGCTTTTGCAAGACATGCGGGTCGGTGCTGTTCTGGAAGCCAGGGGATCAGGACTATATTTCGGTCATGGCCGGATCGTTCGACAATCCCACAGGCCTCAAGGGCGACTGTCATATCTTCGTCGGCGACAAGGGCGATTACTACTCGATCGATGACGGGCTGCCGCAGTTTGAGAAATCAACGCCATCAATTCCGGTCGCCGAATGA
- a CDS encoding SPFH domain-containing protein, whose protein sequence is MFISYFKGTPEYHIVRFRNGKIRGQGRGISFWYGTLGTTIAMVPVTSLDNPFIFTETTANFQDLAIQGSVSYRIVDPVKAAEGFDFSAKLSNSDIAGDGREKIAERLVLAIQSRARAVVSSMTLEQALAEVTKLGGNLAELLRSDPIAATAGLSIEEVHITSVQPTPEIRKALQTEYREALQRQADAAIYGRRAWGVEKEREIKQSELATEIELAERNKLLVDTEARNKLTLAEAEAKAQQLELTVYSSAPAHVLTAMAFKAWAEKGGSVGNLSITPDMLTSALSQLSTPKAGS, encoded by the coding sequence ATGTTCATCAGCTATTTCAAGGGAACGCCGGAGTATCACATCGTTCGCTTCAGGAACGGCAAGATACGCGGACAGGGGCGCGGCATCAGCTTCTGGTACGGCACATTGGGCACCACCATCGCCATGGTGCCGGTGACGTCGCTCGACAATCCGTTCATCTTCACCGAAACCACGGCCAATTTCCAGGATCTGGCGATCCAGGGGTCGGTCAGCTACCGCATCGTCGATCCGGTGAAGGCGGCGGAAGGTTTTGATTTCAGCGCCAAGCTCAGCAATTCCGACATCGCCGGCGACGGCCGCGAGAAGATTGCCGAGCGCCTCGTGCTGGCCATCCAGAGCCGGGCGCGGGCCGTGGTGTCGAGCATGACGCTGGAGCAGGCGCTCGCCGAAGTGACGAAACTCGGCGGCAATCTGGCCGAATTGCTGCGCAGCGATCCGATCGCCGCGACGGCCGGCCTGTCGATCGAGGAGGTCCACATCACCTCGGTCCAGCCGACACCGGAAATCCGCAAGGCATTGCAGACGGAATATCGCGAGGCGCTGCAGCGACAGGCCGATGCCGCGATCTATGGACGCCGGGCCTGGGGCGTCGAAAAGGAGCGCGAGATCAAGCAGAGCGAACTGGCGACCGAGATCGAGCTTGCCGAACGCAACAAGCTGCTGGTCGATACCGAGGCGCGCAACAAGCTGACGCTGGCCGAGGCCGAGGCCAAGGCGCAGCAGCTGGAACTGACCGTCTATTCGTCGGCGCCGGCACACGTGCTGACGGCGATGGCCTTCAAAGCCTGGGCGGAAAAGGGTGGTTCGGTCGGCAATCTGTCGATCACACCTGACATGCTGACCAGCGCGCTGAGCCAGCTTTCCACGCCGAAAGCCGGAAGCTAG
- a CDS encoding hemerythrin domain-containing protein gives MSETANFLLLERPGLPDDLRWLVQKYPREDWQSHANIHGIANMWLQRHDMFRELGGMLTTGIGDYREGRLTAPGFAQWFAPRLNHFLGNLDGHHNVEDHHYFPVFAKAETRLKRGFEILDADHHTIHEGLERNAEAANAFIKTLQESEDKQRFAADAYADENSRLIAMLTRHLADEEDLIIPLILDRGDRALGID, from the coding sequence ATGTCCGAAACCGCCAATTTTCTGCTTCTCGAACGCCCAGGTCTACCGGATGATCTCCGCTGGCTGGTGCAAAAGTACCCGCGCGAAGACTGGCAAAGCCATGCCAACATCCACGGCATCGCCAATATGTGGCTGCAGCGGCACGACATGTTCCGCGAACTCGGCGGCATGCTGACCACGGGCATCGGCGATTATCGCGAGGGCAGGCTGACAGCGCCTGGCTTCGCGCAATGGTTCGCCCCGCGCCTCAACCATTTTCTCGGCAATCTCGACGGCCACCACAATGTCGAGGACCATCATTACTTTCCGGTCTTCGCCAAGGCAGAGACACGGCTGAAGCGCGGTTTCGAGATTCTCGACGCCGACCACCACACCATCCATGAAGGACTGGAGCGCAATGCCGAGGCGGCCAATGCCTTCATCAAGACGCTTCAGGAGAGCGAGGACAAACAGCGCTTCGCGGCGGATGCCTATGCCGACGAAAACAGCCGTCTGATCGCCATGCTGACCCGGCATCTCGCCGACGAGGAGGACCTGATCATCCCGCTGATCCTCGACCGGGGGGATCGGGCGCTCGGCATCGACTGA
- a CDS encoding diguanylate cyclase has translation MQPAAVPTEKNTDIASAVVATMRQLGVLGLPRNYEIFYEALSGTNRELSLAVLALSSRPTQDELDKIGRAFFAQNHGPSIVEHARDVIARELEDVASLLRSERSHIEKYGRILDETSSGLSNRSLLSQDLLQKIANAMAVATNSTIDHGRQVASTLSDKTAELESVKSKLEEYKRLADTDPLTHIWNRRAFDKEITRIYTSNKGILFNALILADIDRFKDINDRYGHPVGDKIIQIIAEIFQTSIRGDMFVARTGGEEFALIIEGASEDATYEIAERIRALIEQTPFTSSQTGMNYGTVTVSMGVCMASEAEGPEDLYTKADRALYRSKVSGRNRVTKHSTMAGRAGKSWLLYKKD, from the coding sequence ATGCAGCCGGCAGCCGTCCCAACCGAAAAAAACACCGATATTGCATCCGCTGTTGTCGCCACCATGCGCCAGCTGGGGGTACTCGGCCTGCCGCGCAACTACGAAATCTTCTACGAGGCCCTGAGCGGCACCAATCGCGAGCTCAGCCTCGCTGTCCTTGCGCTGAGCAGCCGGCCGACACAGGACGAGCTGGACAAGATCGGGCGCGCTTTCTTCGCCCAGAACCATGGTCCCAGCATCGTCGAGCATGCCCGAGACGTCATCGCCAGGGAGCTAGAGGACGTCGCTTCGTTGTTGAGAAGCGAGCGCAGCCACATCGAGAAATACGGCAGGATCCTCGACGAGACATCGAGCGGCCTGAGCAATCGCAGTCTGCTCTCCCAAGATCTTCTGCAGAAGATCGCCAACGCCATGGCGGTCGCCACCAATTCGACCATCGATCACGGCCGGCAGGTCGCCTCGACGCTCAGCGACAAGACGGCCGAGCTTGAGAGCGTCAAGTCGAAGCTCGAGGAATACAAGCGGCTGGCCGACACCGACCCCTTGACCCACATCTGGAACCGTCGCGCCTTCGACAAGGAAATCACCAGGATCTACACCAGCAACAAGGGTATCCTGTTCAACGCCCTGATCCTTGCCGACATCGATCGCTTCAAGGACATCAACGATCGCTACGGCCATCCTGTCGGCGACAAGATCATCCAGATCATCGCCGAGATTTTCCAGACCAGCATCCGCGGCGACATGTTCGTGGCCCGCACCGGCGGCGAGGAGTTCGCGCTGATCATCGAGGGCGCCAGCGAAGACGCCACCTACGAGATCGCGGAGCGGATTCGCGCCCTGATCGAGCAAACGCCGTTCACCAGCAGCCAGACCGGCATGAATTACGGCACCGTGACGGTATCGATGGGTGTCTGCATGGCGTCGGAGGCCGAGGGGCCTGAAGACCTCTACACCAAGGCCGACCGGGCGCTCTACCGCTCGAAGGTGAGCGGACGCAACCGCGTCACCAAGCATTCGACAATGGCCGGCCGCGCCGGCAAGAGCTGGCTGCTCTACAAGAAAGACTGA
- a CDS encoding NAD+ synthase, producing the protein MTKKLDILRIAIAQLNPTVGDISGNLAKAREARADAARQGADLVLYTELFLAGYPPEDLVLKPAFLKACEKAAQDFAADTADGGPGVVIGTPLKRKSGTHNSIIVADGGKILAERYKLDLPNYGEFDEKRVFQAGPELQGPVNFRGVRLGIPICEDIWGDVAVCETLAESGAEILLVPNGSPYYRTKIDVRHQVVIKQVIECGLPLIYANQLGGQDELIFDGASFAIGADKTLAFQMSQFEDAVDVTTWKRGDDGWVCSEGPMSKIPDKEEADYRACMLGLRDYVNKNGFKNVVLGLSGGIDSAICAALAVDALGEERLRAVMMPYRYTSKDSLKDAEDCARALGCRYDIVPIFEPVEGFLHALTQLFEGTKEGITEENLQSRARGTILMAISNKFGSMVVTTGNKSEMSVGYATLYGDMNGGFNPIKDLYKMQVYALSRWRNSHVPPGALGPSGEVIPKNIIDKAPSAELRENQTDQDSLPPYPVLDDILECLVENEMGVDDIVARGHDRATVTRIEHLLYIAEYKRRQAAPGVKITRKNFGRDRRYPITNRFRDRG; encoded by the coding sequence ATGACCAAGAAGCTCGACATCCTGCGCATCGCGATCGCCCAGCTCAATCCGACTGTCGGCGACATATCAGGTAATCTCGCCAAAGCCCGCGAAGCGAGGGCGGATGCCGCCCGCCAAGGCGCCGATCTCGTGCTCTATACCGAGCTTTTCCTTGCCGGTTATCCGCCGGAAGATCTGGTGCTGAAGCCGGCCTTCCTGAAAGCCTGCGAAAAGGCCGCACAGGATTTTGCCGCCGATACAGCGGATGGCGGCCCTGGCGTCGTCATCGGCACGCCGCTGAAGCGCAAGAGCGGCACGCACAATTCGATTATTGTCGCCGACGGCGGCAAGATCCTGGCCGAGCGCTACAAGCTCGATTTGCCGAATTATGGCGAGTTCGACGAGAAGCGTGTCTTCCAGGCCGGTCCGGAACTGCAGGGACCTGTCAATTTTCGCGGCGTGCGGCTGGGCATTCCCATTTGCGAGGACATCTGGGGCGACGTTGCGGTCTGCGAGACGCTGGCTGAAAGCGGCGCCGAAATCCTGCTGGTGCCGAACGGCTCGCCCTACTACCGCACCAAGATCGACGTGCGCCATCAGGTCGTCATCAAGCAGGTCATCGAATGCGGCCTGCCGTTGATCTACGCCAACCAGCTCGGCGGCCAGGACGAGCTGATCTTCGACGGCGCGTCCTTCGCCATCGGCGCCGACAAGACATTGGCTTTCCAGATGAGCCAGTTCGAGGACGCGGTCGACGTCACCACCTGGAAACGCGGGGATGATGGCTGGGTCTGCTCGGAAGGGCCGATGTCGAAAATCCCGGACAAGGAGGAGGCAGACTATCGCGCCTGCATGCTGGGCCTGCGAGACTACGTCAACAAGAACGGCTTCAAGAATGTCGTGCTTGGCCTGTCGGGCGGCATCGATTCGGCGATCTGCGCTGCGCTTGCCGTCGATGCGCTAGGCGAAGAGCGGCTGCGCGCGGTGATGATGCCCTACCGCTACACCTCGAAGGATTCGCTCAAGGATGCCGAGGACTGCGCCCGTGCGCTCGGCTGTCGCTATGACATCGTGCCAATCTTCGAGCCGGTAGAAGGCTTTCTGCATGCGCTGACGCAGCTTTTCGAAGGCACCAAGGAAGGCATCACCGAGGAAAACCTGCAGAGCCGCGCGCGCGGCACCATCCTGATGGCGATCTCCAACAAGTTCGGCTCGATGGTGGTCACGACAGGCAACAAGAGCGAGATGTCGGTCGGCTATGCCACGCTCTATGGCGACATGAATGGCGGCTTCAATCCGATCAAAGACCTCTACAAGATGCAGGTCTACGCGCTGTCTCGCTGGCGCAACAGCCATGTGCCGCCGGGCGCGCTCGGGCCCTCGGGCGAGGTGATACCGAAGAACATCATCGACAAGGCGCCGTCGGCGGAATTGCGCGAGAACCAGACCGACCAGGATTCGCTGCCACCCTATCCGGTGCTGGACGATATCCTGGAATGCCTGGTCGAGAATGAGATGGGCGTCGATGACATTGTGGCGCGCGGCCATGACCGGGCGACGGTGACGCGCATCGAACATCTGCTCTACATTGCCGAATACAAGCGCCGGCAGGCAGCGCCCGGCGTGAAGATCACCCGGAAGAATTTCGGCCGCGACCGCCGCTATCCCATCACCAACCGTTTCAGGGATCGCGGCTAG
- a CDS encoding DedA family protein — MTEGIHHFIEQYGLLAVFLGCIAEGESIAILGGFFAHQHVFVLWQTFVAAALGAFLGDTFFFILGRSFADNRYVVRLRRRPGFRRAYRLLNTHPNIFVLSNRYVYGMRLVGGIAAGLSTIPMPRFIILNAISSVIWAVLFSSIGYVFGLGAEHFVGQALLRHERLLIGLGIGLTVAIIAWLIARHIAKRERAKES, encoded by the coding sequence ATGACCGAAGGCATCCATCATTTCATCGAACAATATGGGCTGCTTGCCGTCTTCCTGGGTTGCATCGCCGAAGGTGAAAGCATCGCCATCCTCGGCGGCTTCTTTGCCCACCAGCATGTCTTCGTGCTGTGGCAGACCTTTGTCGCGGCTGCGCTGGGCGCTTTCCTCGGCGATACGTTCTTCTTCATCCTCGGCAGAAGTTTCGCCGACAACCGCTATGTCGTCAGGTTGCGCCGACGGCCCGGCTTCCGCCGCGCCTATCGCCTGCTCAACACCCATCCCAATATCTTCGTGCTGTCGAACCGCTACGTCTACGGCATGCGCCTGGTCGGTGGCATCGCGGCCGGCCTTTCGACCATACCGATGCCGCGCTTCATCATCCTCAACGCCATCTCATCGGTGATCTGGGCCGTGCTGTTCAGCTCAATCGGCTACGTTTTCGGGCTGGGCGCCGAGCACTTCGTCGGCCAGGCCTTGCTGCGGCACGAGCGGTTGCTGATCGGGCTTGGCATCGGCCTGACGGTGGCGATCATTGCCTGGCTCATCGCTCGCCACATCGCCAAGCGGGAGCGCGCCAAGGAGAGCTGA
- a CDS encoding diacylglycerol kinase, with protein sequence MQRLIDAFINSVRAFRKLAASEKAFQQELMLLALALPAGWFVSVSWRGYALLIGAVLLLIMVEVLNTGIEAACDAFSREFNVDIQLAKDCGSLAVLISVVIVAGVWGIALIERITGLPI encoded by the coding sequence ATGCAGCGGCTGATCGATGCTTTTATCAATTCTGTGCGGGCGTTTCGCAAGCTGGCCGCCAGCGAGAAGGCATTCCAGCAGGAACTGATGCTGCTCGCGTTGGCCTTGCCGGCCGGGTGGTTCGTTTCGGTGTCGTGGCGTGGCTATGCCCTGCTCATCGGCGCGGTCCTGCTCCTGATCATGGTCGAGGTGCTGAACACCGGCATCGAGGCGGCCTGCGATGCCTTCAGCCGCGAGTTCAATGTCGACATCCAGCTGGCCAAGGACTGTGGCTCGCTCGCGGTGCTGATCTCGGTGGTGATCGTCGCCGGCGTCTGGGGCATTGCGCTCATCGAGCGGATCACGGGCCTACCGATTTAG
- a CDS encoding DUF1003 domain-containing protein produces the protein MNKTIDELANRWFKRRPDGLSVLESRVLQSTLERTTITRDTNKAVAFHQTFGDRLADSIARIGGSWSFIVTFLVFLVLWTSGNVWLLSRDAFDPYPFIFLNLVLSMVAALQAPVIMMAQNRQTERDRIDAAHDYEVNLKAEIEIMALHEKLDELRHGQILGMRDEIVQLTEMVKRIDERLSQQQSAS, from the coding sequence ATGAACAAGACAATCGACGAGCTGGCAAACCGCTGGTTCAAGCGGCGGCCGGACGGCCTGAGCGTGCTCGAAAGCCGGGTGCTGCAGTCGACCCTCGAACGCACCACGATCACTCGCGACACCAACAAGGCCGTCGCCTTTCACCAGACCTTCGGCGACCGGCTCGCGGACTCGATCGCCCGCATCGGCGGCTCATGGTCGTTCATCGTGACCTTCCTCGTCTTTCTGGTCCTGTGGACATCAGGCAATGTCTGGCTGCTGTCGCGCGATGCCTTCGATCCCTACCCGTTCATCTTCCTCAACCTTGTGTTGTCGATGGTCGCTGCTCTGCAGGCGCCAGTGATCATGATGGCGCAGAACCGCCAGACCGAGCGCGACCGCATCGATGCCGCCCACGACTATGAGGTCAATCTGAAGGCCGAGATCGAGATCATGGCGCTGCACGAAAAGCTGGATGAACTGCGCCACGGCCAGATCCTCGGCATGCGCGACGAAATCGTGCAGCTGACCGAGATGGTCAAGCGGATCGACGAAAGGCTGTCGCAACAGCAGTCCGCTTCATGA
- a CDS encoding DNA-3-methyladenine glycosylase I — protein sequence MADFKKIRLRAAKRKGGEVALAALLGPAPDNATIAAVTDDRILSVMAERVFAAGFVWRVIEQKWSGFEEAFLHFEPKRLLFQPDDFWHELTADKRIVRNPQKIKSVRDNAAFVERVSKENGGFGKFLADWPADDQIGLMAYLGKHGSRLGGNTGQYFLRFIGWDAFVISADVGAALRDAGLDIAESPTSKKDLDKIQAQINQWAADTSLSRRHISRILAMSIGENRSPEALRQYMGDD from the coding sequence ATGGCCGATTTCAAGAAAATTCGCCTGCGCGCGGCAAAACGCAAGGGCGGCGAGGTGGCGCTTGCCGCGCTTTTAGGCCCAGCGCCCGACAATGCCACCATCGCTGCAGTCACCGACGATCGCATTTTGTCTGTTATGGCGGAGCGCGTTTTTGCCGCCGGTTTTGTCTGGCGCGTCATCGAGCAGAAATGGTCGGGCTTTGAAGAGGCCTTTCTCCACTTCGAGCCGAAGCGGCTGTTGTTCCAGCCCGATGATTTCTGGCACGAACTGACTGCGGACAAGCGCATCGTGCGCAACCCCCAGAAGATCAAATCGGTGCGCGACAACGCGGCTTTCGTCGAGCGCGTGTCCAAGGAGAATGGCGGCTTCGGCAAATTCCTGGCCGACTGGCCCGCGGATGATCAAATCGGCCTGATGGCCTATCTCGGCAAGCACGGCAGCCGGCTCGGCGGCAATACCGGCCAGTATTTTCTGCGCTTCATCGGCTGGGATGCCTTCGTCATCTCGGCTGATGTCGGGGCAGCCCTTCGTGATGCCGGCCTCGATATTGCCGAAAGCCCGACATCGAAGAAGGACCTCGACAAGATCCAGGCGCAGATCAATCAATGGGCGGCCGATACAAGTCTGTCGCGCCGGCACATTTCGCGGATCCTGGCGATGTCGATCGGCGAGAACCGCTCGCCGGAGGCATTGCGCCAATATATGGGCGACGACTGA
- a CDS encoding ABC transporter ATP-binding protein, protein MARFKIDLRASAFRSVLGFTFTHWRRQPWRLSLIMAGFLLSTLADVLTPLYSGRLVDAVASSAGADAIAWNAAMAAFSILMALALGGLVLRNLAFMGIVELTLKMMADIAADAFHRVQRFSTDWHANSFAGSTVRKVTRGMWALDLLNDTILIALLPSIVMLVGSTLLLGWFWPLMGAVVAAGSVLFIMVTAMLSLGYVAPAARLANTWDTRLGGSLADAVSCNAVVKGFGAEEREERRLAKVVAKWRARTRRTWVRGTINGTTQGLLLLVMRAAVIGLALMLWSWGQASAGDVAFVLTSFFVLQGYLRDIGTHIRNLQRSVNDMEELVDFQSEPLGIEDRPGAKPIRITQGAISFDNVTFHYGSHRTALYRDFSVDIAPGERVGLVGHSGSGKTTFVKLIQRLYDVNAGKILIDDQDISQVAQASLRGQIAIVQQEPILFHRSLAENIAYARPSATQDEIEHAAMLASAHDFITSLPKGYGTLVGERGVKLSGGERQRVAIARAFLADARILILDEATSSLDSESEVLIQQAMERLMVGRTTLVIAHRLSTVRALDRLLVFDRGKIVEEGSHDELIRLKGGIYRRLFERQALELTKGLVI, encoded by the coding sequence ATGGCTCGTTTCAAGATCGATTTGCGCGCAAGCGCCTTTCGCAGCGTTCTTGGTTTCACGTTCACCCATTGGCGGCGCCAGCCCTGGCGGCTTTCGCTGATCATGGCCGGTTTCCTGCTGTCGACGCTGGCCGATGTTTTGACGCCGCTCTATTCCGGCCGGCTGGTCGACGCCGTTGCCAGCAGCGCCGGCGCGGACGCCATTGCCTGGAATGCCGCGATGGCAGCGTTTTCCATCCTGATGGCGCTGGCGTTGGGCGGCCTCGTGCTGCGCAACCTTGCCTTCATGGGCATCGTCGAGCTGACATTGAAGATGATGGCGGATATCGCCGCCGACGCCTTCCACCGCGTCCAGCGCTTTTCCACCGACTGGCACGCCAACTCGTTTGCCGGCTCGACCGTGCGCAAGGTGACGCGCGGTATGTGGGCGCTCGATCTGCTCAACGACACCATCCTGATCGCGCTACTGCCATCGATCGTCATGCTCGTCGGCTCGACGCTGCTGCTTGGCTGGTTCTGGCCATTGATGGGCGCGGTCGTTGCCGCAGGTTCCGTGCTGTTCATCATGGTGACGGCGATGCTGTCGCTTGGCTATGTCGCACCGGCGGCAAGGCTCGCCAACACCTGGGACACGCGCCTTGGCGGCTCGCTGGCCGACGCGGTGAGCTGCAACGCCGTGGTCAAGGGCTTTGGCGCCGAGGAGCGCGAGGAGCGCCGCCTTGCCAAGGTGGTCGCCAAATGGCGTGCGCGCACGCGGCGCACCTGGGTTCGCGGCACCATCAACGGCACCACGCAAGGGTTGCTGCTGCTGGTGATGCGCGCCGCGGTGATCGGTCTGGCGCTGATGCTGTGGTCGTGGGGGCAGGCGAGCGCCGGCGATGTCGCCTTCGTGCTCACCTCGTTCTTCGTGCTGCAAGGCTATTTGCGCGATATCGGCACGCATATCCGCAATCTGCAGCGTTCGGTCAACGACATGGAGGAACTGGTCGATTTCCAGTCCGAACCACTCGGCATCGAGGACCGGCCCGGCGCCAAGCCGATCCGGATCACGCAAGGCGCGATCAGTTTCGACAATGTCACCTTCCACTATGGCAGCCATCGTACGGCGCTCTATCGAGACTTTTCGGTTGATATCGCGCCGGGTGAACGTGTCGGGCTCGTCGGTCACTCAGGCTCGGGCAAGACGACCTTCGTCAAGCTCATCCAGCGGCTCTATGACGTGAATGCGGGAAAGATCCTGATCGACGACCAGGACATCTCGCAGGTTGCGCAAGCGTCGCTGCGCGGGCAGATCGCGATCGTCCAGCAGGAGCCGATCCTGTTCCATCGGTCACTGGCCGAGAACATCGCCTATGCCAGGCCGAGTGCGACGCAAGACGAGATCGAGCATGCAGCTATGCTTGCGAGCGCGCATGACTTCATCACCAGCCTGCCGAAAGGCTATGGCACGCTGGTCGGTGAGCGCGGTGTGAAACTGTCGGGCGGCGAGCGGCAGCGCGTGGCGATCGCCCGCGCTTTCCTGGCCGATGCGCGCATCCTGATCCTGGACGAGGCGACATCGAGCCTCGATTCGGAATCGGAGGTGTTGATCCAGCAGGCGATGGAGCGGCTGATGGTCGGCCGCACCACGCTGGTCATCGCGCACCGGCTGTCGACGGTGCGGGCGCTCGACCGGCTGCTGGTCTTCGACCGCGGCAAGATCGTCGAGGAAGGCTCGCATGACGAGCTGATCCGGCTGAAGGGCGGTATCTACCGCCGCCTGTTCGAACGCCAGGCGCTTGAACTGACCAAGGGGCTCGTCATCTGA
- a CDS encoding class II 3-deoxy-7-phosphoheptulonate synthase — protein MTKWSPNSWRAKPIKQVPAYPDLAALKSTEAQLATFPPLVFAGEARKLKKQLAAVANGDAFLLQGGDCAESFAEHGADNIRDFFRVFLQMSVVLTFAGAQPVVKVGRVAGQFAKPRSSDNETKGDVTLPSYRGDIINGIEFDAKSRIPDPARQEMAYRQSAATLNLLRAFAQGGYASLENVHRWMLGFVADSPQGEKYGALANRITETMDFMKAVGITSETNYALRETDFYTSHEALLLGYEEALTRVDSTSGDWYATSGHMIWIGDRTRQPDHAHVEYCRGIKNPLGLKCGPSLTADGLLELIDLLNPENEPGRLTLIARFGSDKVADHLPKLVRAVHKEGRSVVWSSDPMHGNTIEAAGYKTRPFDRILKEVQTFFEVHRAEGTHPGGIHVEMTGKNVTECTGGARAITAEELQDRYHTHCDPRLNADQAIELAFLVSDLLKKSHPVQHKQAVNG, from the coding sequence ATGACGAAATGGTCGCCGAATTCGTGGAGAGCAAAGCCGATCAAGCAGGTTCCTGCCTATCCGGACCTTGCCGCGCTGAAGAGCACGGAAGCCCAGCTCGCCACATTTCCACCGCTGGTTTTTGCCGGCGAGGCGCGCAAGCTAAAGAAACAGCTGGCGGCTGTCGCAAACGGTGACGCCTTCCTGCTCCAGGGCGGCGACTGCGCCGAAAGCTTTGCCGAGCACGGGGCCGACAACATCCGCGACTTCTTCCGCGTCTTCCTGCAGATGTCGGTCGTATTGACCTTCGCCGGCGCACAGCCGGTGGTGAAGGTCGGCCGCGTCGCCGGCCAGTTCGCCAAGCCGCGCTCGTCCGACAACGAGACCAAGGGCGATGTGACGCTGCCGAGCTATCGCGGCGACATCATCAACGGCATCGAGTTCGACGCCAAATCGCGCATTCCCGATCCCGCACGCCAGGAGATGGCTTACCGCCAGTCGGCGGCGACGCTCAACCTTCTGCGCGCGTTCGCGCAGGGCGGCTATGCCAGCCTGGAGAATGTGCACCGCTGGATGCTCGGCTTCGTCGCCGACAGCCCGCAAGGCGAGAAATACGGCGCGCTCGCCAACCGCATCACCGAGACGATGGACTTCATGAAGGCCGTCGGCATCACCTCGGAAACCAACTATGCGCTGCGCGAGACCGATTTCTACACCAGCCACGAGGCGCTGCTGCTGGGCTATGAGGAAGCGTTGACCCGCGTCGATTCGACCTCTGGCGACTGGTACGCCACGTCGGGCCACATGATCTGGATCGGCGACCGCACCCGCCAGCCCGACCATGCCCATGTCGAATATTGCCGCGGCATCAAGAACCCGCTCGGCCTGAAATGCGGCCCGTCGTTGACCGCTGACGGCTTGCTGGAGCTGATCGACCTGCTCAACCCCGAGAACGAGCCCGGCCGGCTGACGCTGATCGCCCGCTTTGGTTCGGACAAGGTCGCCGACCATTTGCCGAAGCTGGTGCGTGCGGTGCATAAGGAAGGCCGCAGTGTCGTATGGTCGTCCGACCCGATGCATGGCAACACCATCGAGGCCGCCGGTTACAAGACGCGGCCGTTCGACCGTATCCTGAAGGAGGTACAGACCTTCTTCGAAGTGCATCGCGCCGAAGGCACGCATCCCGGCGGCATCCATGTCGAGATGACCGGCAAGAATGTCACCGAATGCACAGGCGGCGCGCGCGCCATCACGGCCGAGGAATTGCAGGACCGCTACCACACGCATTGCGACCCGCGTCTCAACGCCGATCAGGCGATCGAACTGGCCTTCCTGGTGTCGGATCTCTTGAAGAAGAGCCATCCGGTGCAGCACAAGCAGGCTGTGAACGGCTGA